One Setaria viridis chromosome 7, Setaria_viridis_v4.0, whole genome shotgun sequence genomic region harbors:
- the LOC117865508 gene encoding cell number regulator 6, translated as MAGAADAEPSHGRRRYVKLGKEEKDGDAPVAGAEDIRPGELNQAVQFKVRKCDVCWQELPPGYQLPADEPWATGIFGCAEDPQSCWTGLLCPCVLFGRNAEALDGIPWTRRCACHAVCVGGGTALAILTLTGVLNGVLDPHLSYLIGEGLLSCWIISCACLSSPRENLQKKYHLKDSPCNPWLVHGTLHCCAICQEHRERKGRLDAQSVAPATIMNPPPVQEMSMAEIGPSASAPESEAPETAHGYAEVEVIPL; from the exons ATGGCGGGAGCGGCGGATGCGGAGCCGAGCCACGGCCGCAGGCGCTACGTGAAGCTgggcaaggaggagaaggacggGGACGCGCCGGTTGCCGGCGCCGAGGACATCCGCCCCGGCGAGCTCAACCAGGCCGTCCAG TTCAAGGTGAGGAAGTGCGACGTGTGCTGGCAGGAGCTGCCGCCGGGCTACCAGCTCCCCGCCGACGAGCCCTGGGCCACCGGGATCTTCGGGTGCGCCGAGGATCCCCAGAGCT GCTGGACTGGGTTACTATGCCCTTGCGTGCTGTTTGGACGTAACGCCGAGGCTCTTGATGGAATCCCATGGACGAGACGTTGCGCTTGTCATGCTGTTTGTGTTGGAGGTGGCACCGCACTGGCTATCCTAACACTAACAGGGGTACTGAATGGTGTTCTTGACCCACACTTATCATACCTGATTGGTGAAGGGCTACTGTCTTGTTGGATCATATCTTGTGCCTGCCTCTCTTCTCCCCGCGAAAACCTTCAGAAGAAATACCATCTCAAG GATTCTCCATGCAATCCTTGGCTGGTTCATGGCACTCTGCACTGCTGCGCCATTTGCCAGGAGCATCGCGAGAGGAAAGGCCGGCTTGATGCCCAGAGCGTTGCTCCAGCGACCATCATGAACCCACCGCCGGTGCAAGAGATGAGCATGGCTGAGATTGGCCCTTCAGCCTCGGCACCAGAGAGTGAAGCACCGGAGACTGCGCATGGCTATGCTGAGGTTGAGGTCATCCCTCTGTAG
- the LOC117864666 gene encoding UDP-glycosyltransferase 92A1, whose product MAGNERRAHVVLFPFMAQGHVAPFRCLAELVRRTRPDARVTVVATPGVAEPLRASLDVAVRVHELPFDPAGHGLPAGAGTTAGIGSHHQLIALFAASESLRPAFRRFLAGLRAADPAAAVHVMADMFLGWTLGVARDSGASHSAVLTTGGYGSAVYFSLWNAVPLPLPAAAASPDDAFKLPPFPDVAIRRSQLTDHLAAADGKDAWSTFIHKQIAAFTHTDGLLVNTTEDLEPKGLAMLRQLFNVPIYPVGPLLRATAAPQPAPAPGAKNGGAILAWLDKQPPGSVLYVSFGSQYTIGASQMTELATGLERSGHRFLWVIRPTAASSGLPEGFMERVEASGRGLVARCWAPQVEILAHEATGAFLTHCGWNSVQEALGAGVPLLGWPLSAEQFYNAKVLAEEMGVCVEVARGARAALGAEELAAAVETVLGETVERAEMRRKAAEMKEVIAAARGSGGDGSSLIVMERLFADVMHC is encoded by the coding sequence ATGGCGGGCAACGAGCGCCGCGCGCACGTCGTCCTCTTCCCGTTCATGGCGCAGGGGCACGTCGCGCCGTTCCGCTGCCTGGCGGAGCTGGTCCGCCGCACGCGCCCCGACGCCCGCGTCACCGTGGTCGCCACTCCTGGGGTGGCCGAGCCCCTCCGCGCCAGCCTTGACGTCGCCGTCCGAGTCCACGAGCTGCCGTTCGACCCGGCCGGCCAcggcctccccgccggcgccggcaccacGGCCGGCATCGGCTCCCACCACCAGCTCATCGCCCTCTTCGCCGCCTCCGAGTCCCTCCGCCCGGCGTTCCGGCGCTTCCTCGCGGGGCTCCGggccgccgaccccgccgcggccgtccaCGTCATGGCGGACATGTTCCTGGGCTGGACGCTGGGCGTCGCCCGCGACTCCGGTGCGTCACACTCCGCCGTGCTCACCACCGGCGGCTACGGATCCGCGGTCTACTTCTCGCTCTGGAACGCCgtgccgctcccgctcccggcggccgccgcctcccccgacgACGCGTTCAAGCTGCCGCCGTTCCCGGACGTCGCCATCCGCCGCTCGCAGCTCACcgaccacctcgccgccgccgacgggaaGGACGCGTGGTCCACCTTCATTCACAAGCAGATCGCCGCCTTCACCCACACCGACGGGCTGCTTGTCAACACAACGGAGGACCTGGAGCCCAAGGGGCTAGCGATGCTCCGCCAACTCTTCAACGTCCCGATATACCCGGTGGGCCCGCTGCTccgcgccacggcggcgccacagccggcgccggcgccgggagcgAAGAACGGCGGCGCCATCCTGGCTTGGCTCGACAAGCAGCCTCCGGGCTCCGTGCTGTACGTCTCGTTCGGGTCACAGTACACGATCGGCGCGTCGCAGATGACGGAGCTGGCGACGGGGCTCGAGCGCAGCGGGCACAGGTTCTTGTGGGTGAtccggccgacggcggcgagctccggcCTGCCGGAGGGGTTCATGGAGAGGGTGGAGGCGTCAGGGCGAGGTCTCGTGGCGCGGTGCTGGGCGCCGCAGGTGGAGATCCTGGCGCACGAGGCGACCGGCGCGTTcctgacgcactgcgggtggaactcggtGCAGGAGGccctcggcgccggcgtgccGCTGCTCGGGTGGCCGCTCTCGGCGGAGCAGTTCTACAACGCCAAGGTGCTGGCCGAGGAGATGGGGGTGTGCGTCGAGGTGGCGCGCGGGGCGCGCGCCGCGCTGGGCGCGGAGGAGCTCGCGGCAGCAGTGGAGACGGTGCTAGGGGAGACCGTGGAGCGCGCCGAGATGAGGCGGAAGGCGGCGGAGATGAAGGAGGTgatcgcggcggcgagggggagcgGAGGCGATGGGTCGTCACtaatagtgatggagaggctcttCGCCGACGTCATGCATTGTTGA
- the LOC117864196 gene encoding uncharacterized protein isoform X1: protein MATTPPPPPASILGTLGDFTSRENWDKFFALRGTGDSFEWYAEWPNLQTPLLALLRDRGAAAEADAGAGAQAPEILVPACGSSALSERLYDAGFRRITNVDFSRVVVADMLRRHARARPEMRWRVMDITSMQFADGSFDVILDKGGLDALMEPGAGTKLGTKYLNEAKRVLKSGGKFVCLTLAESHVLALLLSEFRFGWDMNIQAIASESSKKSAFQTFMVVMVKGKMGAVQTIKSSLDQSAEYCNMKQATAVIRALGNENIVRESYSSGVDVLLSLRDLQLGAIGDLKVIVPGRRRQFILGEQETSLYCYKAVLLDAKKQTETFVYHCGVFIVPKARAQEWLFASAEGQWHVVESAKAARLIMVFLDSRHANIDMDIIKKDLSPLVKDLEPGNPEEEAPIPFMMAGDGVKQRDILQEATSELTGPMVVEDVVYENADGDQGSMPEKMFRRLIFGRSSGLVQSEALLIRDPHSDETDKKNKNASATSKKRRSKKGSKNSLRVDHSFLGSSYHSGIISGLSLVASALGAASTSGEKVSTTVIGLGAGCFPMFLRGCLPFVDIEVVELDPLVAELAKKYFGFSVDEQLKVHLGDGIKFVEDSVAANHSVSNGSGSNAIKILIIDVDSSDLSSGLSCPPENFVEDPFLQKAKEFLSEGGLFIINLVSRSSSVREMVVSRLRAVFEHLYSLQLEEDINEVLFASPSERYLDVNNLDAAVTKLKDLLKFPVDVESDIKKLQRLQ from the exons ATGgcgaccacgccgccgccgccgccggcgtcgatcCTCGGCACGCTCGGCGACTTCACGTCGCGGGAGAACTGGGATAAGTTCTTCGCGCTCCGCGGCACGGGCGACAGCTTCGAGTGGTACGCGGAGTGGCCTAACCTCCAGACCCcgctcctcgccctcctccgggaccgcggcgccgcggcggaggcggatgcTGGGGCGGGGGCGCAGGCCCCGGAGATCCTGGTGCCCGCGTGCGGGAGCTCGGCGCTCTCGGAGCGGCTCTACGACGCGGGGTTCCGCCGCATCACCAACGTCGACTTCtcccgcgtcgtcgtcgccgacatgctccgccgccacgcgcgcgcgcggcccgaGATGCGCTGGCGCGTCATGGACATCACCAGCATGCAG TTTGCGGATGGGTCGTTTGATGTCATTCTTGATAAGGGAGGACTGGATGCTCTTATGGAGCCAGGGGCTGGGACAAAACTGGGGACAAAATATCTTAATGAG GCCAAGAGAGTTTTGAAATCAGGAGGGAAGTTTGTGTGCCTTACCCTTGCAGAATCCCATGTTTTAG CACTTCTTTTGTCTGAGTTCAGATTTGGATGGGATATGAATATTCAAGCTATAGCTAGTGAATCCTCTAAAAAATCTGCCTTCCAGACATTCATGGTGGTCATGGTGAAAGGGAAGATGGGTGCAGTTCAAACAATAAAATCATCATTGGATCAGTCTGCTGAATACTGTAACATGAAACAG GCAACTGCTGTGATTCGGGCTCTTGGAAATGAGAACATCGTCAGGGAGTCATACTCTTCTGGTGTTGATGTACTCCTCTCATTGCGTGATCTTCAGCTAGGAGCTATAGGAGATCTGAAAGTGATTGTCCCAGGACGAAGGAGGCAGTTCATTCTTGGTGAACAGGAGACTTCGCTCTATTGCTACAAGGCTGTTCTATTGGATGCCAAGAAGCAAACAGAAACATTTGTATACCATTGTGGAGTTTTTATTGTGCCTAAG GCTCGAGCTCAGGAATGGCTATTTGCTTCAGCAGAAGGACAGTGGCATGTTGTTGAAAGTGCAAAGGCTGCCCGTCTAATTATG GTTTTCTTGGACAGCAGACATGCAAATATCGACATGGATATTATTAAG AAGGATTTGTCTCCACTTGTTAAGGATCTAGAACCTGGAAATCCTGAAGAGGAGGCCCCTATACC GTTCATGATGGCTGGTGATGGTGTGAAACAAAGAGATATTCTGCAAGAG GCCACCTCAGAATTAACTGGTCCAATGGTTGTGGAAGATGTTGTCTATGAAAATGCTGATGGAGACCAAGGTTCCATGCCTGAGAAAATGTTCCGGCGCCTTATTTTTGGAAGAAGTTCTGGCTTAGTGCAATCTGAAGCGTTGCTAATTAGAGATCCTCACAGTGATGAGACagataaaaagaataaaaatgcATCTGCAACATCTAAAAAGAGAAGGAGCAAAAAAG GATCCAAGAACAGTCTGAGAGTTGACCATAGCTTTCTTGGCAGCTCTTATCACAGCGGTATCATATCTGGGCTTTCTTTAGTTGCATCTGCTCTGGGTGCTGCTTCTACATCTGGAGAAAAA GTCAGCACCACTGTTATAGGCCTTGGTGCTGGTTGTTTCCCAATGTTTCTCCGTGGATGTCTCCCTTTTGTAGATATTGAG GTTGTGGAGTTGGACCCCTTGGTAGCTGAGCTAGCAAAGAAATATTTCGGTTTTTCAGTGGATGAACAGTTAAAG GTGCATTTGGGGGATGGAATCAAATTCGTTGAAGACAGTGTTGCTGCAAACCATTCTGTATCAAATGGCAGTGGCAGCAATGCGATCAAAATTCTTATCATTGATGTTGATTCATCTGACCTAAG CTCTGGGCTGTCTTGCCCGCCAGAAAACTTTGTCGAAGATCCTTTCCTTCAGAAAGCAAAAGAGTTCCTTTCAGAGGGTGGTCTTTTTATCATCAATTTAGTCTCACGATCATCTTCAGTTAGGGAAATGGTTGTTTCAAGGCTTAGAGCG GTCTTCGAACACCTGTACTCGCTGCAACTTGAAGAAGACATAAATGAGGTTCTATTTGCGTCCCCAAGCGAAAGATACCTGGACGTCAATAACCTTGATGCAGCAGTTACCAAATTGAAGGATTTACTCAAATTTCCAGTGGATGTAGAATCGGATATAAAGAAGTTGCAGAGGCTCCAGTAA
- the LOC117864196 gene encoding uncharacterized protein isoform X2 encodes MLGRGRRPRRSWCPRAGARRSRSGSTTRGSAASPTSTSPASSSPTCSAATRARGPRCAGASWTSPACSLRMGRLMSFLIREDWMLLWSQGLGQNWGQNILMRCLLQAKRVLKSGGKFVCLTLAESHVLALLLSEFRFGWDMNIQAIASESSKKSAFQTFMVVMVKGKMGAVQTIKSSLDQSAEYCNMKQATAVIRALGNENIVRESYSSGVDVLLSLRDLQLGAIGDLKVIVPGRRRQFILGEQETSLYCYKAVLLDAKKQTETFVYHCGVFIVPKARAQEWLFASAEGQWHVVESAKAARLIMVFLDSRHANIDMDIIKKDLSPLVKDLEPGNPEEEAPIPFMMAGDGVKQRDILQEATSELTGPMVVEDVVYENADGDQGSMPEKMFRRLIFGRSSGLVQSEALLIRDPHSDETDKKNKNASATSKKRRSKKGSKNSLRVDHSFLGSSYHSGIISGLSLVASALGAASTSGEKVSTTVIGLGAGCFPMFLRGCLPFVDIEVVELDPLVAELAKKYFGFSVDEQLKVHLGDGIKFVEDSVAANHSVSNGSGSNAIKILIIDVDSSDLSSGLSCPPENFVEDPFLQKAKEFLSEGGLFIINLVSRSSSVREMVVSRLRAVFEHLYSLQLEEDINEVLFASPSERYLDVNNLDAAVTKLKDLLKFPVDVESDIKKLQRLQ; translated from the exons atgcTGGGGCGGGGGCGCAGGCCCCGGAGATCCTGGTGCCCGCGTGCGGGAGCTCGGCGCTCTCGGAGCGGCTCTACGACGCGGGGTTCCGCCGCATCACCAACGTCGACTTCtcccgcgtcgtcgtcgccgacatgctccgccgccacgcgcgcgcgcggcccgaGATGCGCTGGCGCGTCATGGACATCACCAGCATGCAG TTTGCGGATGGGTCGTTTGATGTCATTCTTGATAAGGGAGGACTGGATGCTCTTATGGAGCCAGGGGCTGGGACAAAACTGGGGACAAAATATCTTAATGAG GTGTCTTTTGCAGGCCAAGAGAGTTTTGAAATCAGGAGGGAAGTTTGTGTGCCTTACCCTTGCAGAATCCCATGTTTTAG CACTTCTTTTGTCTGAGTTCAGATTTGGATGGGATATGAATATTCAAGCTATAGCTAGTGAATCCTCTAAAAAATCTGCCTTCCAGACATTCATGGTGGTCATGGTGAAAGGGAAGATGGGTGCAGTTCAAACAATAAAATCATCATTGGATCAGTCTGCTGAATACTGTAACATGAAACAG GCAACTGCTGTGATTCGGGCTCTTGGAAATGAGAACATCGTCAGGGAGTCATACTCTTCTGGTGTTGATGTACTCCTCTCATTGCGTGATCTTCAGCTAGGAGCTATAGGAGATCTGAAAGTGATTGTCCCAGGACGAAGGAGGCAGTTCATTCTTGGTGAACAGGAGACTTCGCTCTATTGCTACAAGGCTGTTCTATTGGATGCCAAGAAGCAAACAGAAACATTTGTATACCATTGTGGAGTTTTTATTGTGCCTAAG GCTCGAGCTCAGGAATGGCTATTTGCTTCAGCAGAAGGACAGTGGCATGTTGTTGAAAGTGCAAAGGCTGCCCGTCTAATTATG GTTTTCTTGGACAGCAGACATGCAAATATCGACATGGATATTATTAAG AAGGATTTGTCTCCACTTGTTAAGGATCTAGAACCTGGAAATCCTGAAGAGGAGGCCCCTATACC GTTCATGATGGCTGGTGATGGTGTGAAACAAAGAGATATTCTGCAAGAG GCCACCTCAGAATTAACTGGTCCAATGGTTGTGGAAGATGTTGTCTATGAAAATGCTGATGGAGACCAAGGTTCCATGCCTGAGAAAATGTTCCGGCGCCTTATTTTTGGAAGAAGTTCTGGCTTAGTGCAATCTGAAGCGTTGCTAATTAGAGATCCTCACAGTGATGAGACagataaaaagaataaaaatgcATCTGCAACATCTAAAAAGAGAAGGAGCAAAAAAG GATCCAAGAACAGTCTGAGAGTTGACCATAGCTTTCTTGGCAGCTCTTATCACAGCGGTATCATATCTGGGCTTTCTTTAGTTGCATCTGCTCTGGGTGCTGCTTCTACATCTGGAGAAAAA GTCAGCACCACTGTTATAGGCCTTGGTGCTGGTTGTTTCCCAATGTTTCTCCGTGGATGTCTCCCTTTTGTAGATATTGAG GTTGTGGAGTTGGACCCCTTGGTAGCTGAGCTAGCAAAGAAATATTTCGGTTTTTCAGTGGATGAACAGTTAAAG GTGCATTTGGGGGATGGAATCAAATTCGTTGAAGACAGTGTTGCTGCAAACCATTCTGTATCAAATGGCAGTGGCAGCAATGCGATCAAAATTCTTATCATTGATGTTGATTCATCTGACCTAAG CTCTGGGCTGTCTTGCCCGCCAGAAAACTTTGTCGAAGATCCTTTCCTTCAGAAAGCAAAAGAGTTCCTTTCAGAGGGTGGTCTTTTTATCATCAATTTAGTCTCACGATCATCTTCAGTTAGGGAAATGGTTGTTTCAAGGCTTAGAGCG GTCTTCGAACACCTGTACTCGCTGCAACTTGAAGAAGACATAAATGAGGTTCTATTTGCGTCCCCAAGCGAAAGATACCTGGACGTCAATAACCTTGATGCAGCAGTTACCAAATTGAAGGATTTACTCAAATTTCCAGTGGATGTAGAATCGGATATAAAGAAGTTGCAGAGGCTCCAGTAA